The Antennarius striatus isolate MH-2024 chromosome 11, ASM4005453v1, whole genome shotgun sequence genome window below encodes:
- the LOC137603942 gene encoding uncharacterized protein isoform X2: protein MKEVEKACIKKLNVLATTVSATNRISIPGRRARESYVKVEKVKSHVRLLSMGGSVRVSRQEVKEKCAWNNPDPPPYLGENFASVFSKTNPFASNPYAELQQTLTLTQTKPDPPSLYFQTPVWNITSGKLHMDQTAPSAPTPATEGKVVPEHVRIMAAPCERANKQLKDEFEEILRTSKTYPDLRLALSEFKTELLRRGNASRSVRDELRQRVLQAEQEAEEHFKTSLKHHEVLEETGVGRMAKDEPLDHENLDRIDGIPKTVVTAMENIPDLAEMTDDRWCSCLRHFLRRHAKEKDTKVDRSPSSH, encoded by the exons atgaaagaggttgaaaaagcatgcattaaaaagttaaatgtactgGCCACAACTGTCTCTGCAACAAATAGAATCAGTATTCCAGGAAGGCGGGCACGAGAGTCAtatgtaaaggtggaaaaagttaagTCACATGTACGATTGCTGTCAATGGGAGGATCAGTCAGAGTAAGTAGACAAGAGGTCAAAGAAAAGTGTGCTTGGAATAATCCTGACCCGCCTCCTTATCTGGGGGAgaattttgcatctgttttttccaaaactaaCCCGTTTGCCAGTAATCCTTATGCAGAATTACaacagactctgactctgactcagaccaaaccagacccGCCGTCACTATACTTCCAGACACCAGTCTGGAACATCACCAGCGGGAAACTGCACATGGATCAGACCGCCCCATCCGCGCCCACACCCGCGACTGAAGGTAAAGTGGTACCGGAACATGTCAGAATCATGGCCGCGCCCTGTGAACGAGCTAACAAACAGCTTAAAGATGAGTTTGAAGAAATCCTCAGGACCAGTAAAACTTATCCGGACCTGAGGCTTGCCCTGAGTGAGTTCAAGACGGAGCTGCTGCGCAGAGGGAATGCCTCCCGCAGCGTCAGAGACGAACTCCGTCAGAGGGTCCTACAAGCAGAACAAGAAGCGGAGGAACACTTCAAGACGTCACTCAAACATCATGAG GTTCTAGAGGAAACAGGGGTGGGTCGTATGGCTAAAGATGAACCTCTAGACCACGAAAATTTGGACCGCATTGAC GGGATTCCCAAAACAGTGGTTACCGCCATGGAAAACATACCAGATCTGGCTGAAATGACGGATGACCGGTGGTGTTCCTGCCTGAGACACTTTCTGAGGAGACATGCCAAAGAAAAAGATACTaag gtggacaggtccccatCAAGTCATTGA
- the LOC137603942 gene encoding uncharacterized protein isoform X1: MKEVEKACIKKLNVLATTVSATNRISIPGRRARESYVKVEKVKSHVRLLSMGGSVRVSRQEVKEKCAWNNPDPPPYLGENFASVFSKTNPFASNPYAELQQTLTLTQTKPDPPSLYFQTPVWNITSGKLHMDQTAPSAPTPATEGKVVPEHVRIMAAPCERANKQLKDEFEEILRTSKTYPDLRLALSEFKTELLRRGNASRSVRDELRQRVLQAEQEAEEHFKTSLKHHEVSFDNEQHSTLQKQVAALQEQLCRLSSRVEPPVSALPLPSLPPRPPAAEPPVSALPLPSLPPRPPTPPPCQPTSEGPVTRSRAAVQAPLMDTVDPNSGRRVAVYRPFPAADLNAMLQTLPPISSGGRNWFASVQRQAMGHDLCGGDMQMILTKVCPLSILPQVLEETGVGRMAKDEPLDHENLDRIDGIPKTVVTAMENIPDLAEMTDDRWCSCLRHFLRRHAKEKDTKVDRSPSSH; encoded by the exons atgaaagaggttgaaaaagcatgcattaaaaagttaaatgtactgGCCACAACTGTCTCTGCAACAAATAGAATCAGTATTCCAGGAAGGCGGGCACGAGAGTCAtatgtaaaggtggaaaaagttaagTCACATGTACGATTGCTGTCAATGGGAGGATCAGTCAGAGTAAGTAGACAAGAGGTCAAAGAAAAGTGTGCTTGGAATAATCCTGACCCGCCTCCTTATCTGGGGGAgaattttgcatctgttttttccaaaactaaCCCGTTTGCCAGTAATCCTTATGCAGAATTACaacagactctgactctgactcagaccaaaccagacccGCCGTCACTATACTTCCAGACACCAGTCTGGAACATCACCAGCGGGAAACTGCACATGGATCAGACCGCCCCATCCGCGCCCACACCCGCGACTGAAGGTAAAGTGGTACCGGAACATGTCAGAATCATGGCCGCGCCCTGTGAACGAGCTAACAAACAGCTTAAAGATGAGTTTGAAGAAATCCTCAGGACCAGTAAAACTTATCCGGACCTGAGGCTTGCCCTGAGTGAGTTCAAGACGGAGCTGCTGCGCAGAGGGAATGCCTCCCGCAGCGTCAGAGACGAACTCCGTCAGAGGGTCCTACAAGCAGAACAAGAAGCGGAGGAACACTTCAAGACGTCACTCAAACATCATGAGGTATCATTTGACAACGAACAACATTCCACTTTACAGAAACAGGTGGCTGCACTTCAGGAACAGCTCTGTCGCCTCTCTTCCCGAGtggaacctcccgtctccgctcttcccctcccttctctccctccccggcctccagcagcggaacctcccgtctccgctcttcccctcccttctctccctccccggcctccaaCCCCGCCTCCCTGTCAGCCCACCTCAGAGGGACCTGTGACTCGATCCAGAGCCGCTGTACAAGCTCCATTGATGGATACAGTGGACCCCAACTCCGGACGGCGTGTTGCCGTCTACCGCCCTTTCCCTGCAGCAGATCTCAATGCCATGCTTCAGACATTGCCACCTATTTCATCGGGGGGACGCAATTGGTTTGCATCCGTGCAGCGTCAGGCTATGGGCCACGACTTGTGTGGTGgtgacatgcaaatgattttaactaAAGTATGTCCTTTGTCTATCTTACCACAGGTTCTAGAGGAAACAGGGGTGGGTCGTATGGCTAAAGATGAACCTCTAGACCACGAAAATTTGGACCGCATTGAC GGGATTCCCAAAACAGTGGTTACCGCCATGGAAAACATACCAGATCTGGCTGAAATGACGGATGACCGGTGGTGTTCCTGCCTGAGACACTTTCTGAGGAGACATGCCAAAGAAAAAGATACTaag gtggacaggtccccatCAAGTCATTGA